The following are encoded together in the Kribbella voronezhensis genome:
- a CDS encoding DUF6817 domain-containing protein, with protein sequence MSTFQDLGSMLLVRGADELDHAGGTLYVHLHRVAKRLTSLGASDTLALAGLAHAAYGTDGFPTHLFDWQTERSVLEAVIGPEAELLVYRYGSCDRESSWRDLAEHRTVTDRFTGTAEELTDDELRDFVDLTIVNELDVLDHAPDLETKLRPYLQEQVLRWQSLASQAVLADAKRALEL encoded by the coding sequence ATGAGCACCTTCCAAGACCTTGGATCGATGTTGCTGGTCCGCGGTGCGGACGAGCTGGACCACGCGGGCGGCACGCTCTACGTGCATCTGCACCGGGTCGCGAAGCGGCTCACCTCGCTCGGCGCCTCCGACACCTTGGCACTCGCGGGGCTCGCGCACGCGGCGTACGGGACGGACGGGTTCCCGACGCATCTGTTCGACTGGCAGACCGAGCGCTCGGTACTGGAGGCGGTGATCGGCCCCGAGGCGGAGCTGCTCGTCTACCGGTACGGTTCCTGCGACCGGGAGTCGAGCTGGCGTGATCTCGCCGAGCACCGCACGGTCACGGACCGCTTCACCGGTACGGCGGAAGAGCTGACCGACGACGAGCTGCGGGACTTCGTCGACCTGACCATCGTCAACGAGCTCGACGTGCTCGACCACGCGCCGGACCTGGAGACCAAGCTCCGCCCGTATCTGCAGGAACAGGTTCTCCGCTGGCAGTCGCTGGCGTCCCAGGCAGTCCTCGCCGACGCCAAGCGAGCCCTCGAGCTCTGA
- a CDS encoding DUF6319 family protein, whose translation MTVDTFAAEAQTDVVDTPDAVIDTPAETAEAVPSAADTATETDSAPAADAADAEVEPAAPVAEKPKRAPAKKAAPKKTKTLELTLTVTGTADGEWKAELKQGNSYIAKNLLVAAAAVSRAAKELHEDLSGPIDEVIDAAREQQAAKVAALEAELEAARKALAELDD comes from the coding sequence ATGACTGTAGACACCTTCGCAGCAGAAGCTCAGACCGACGTCGTCGACACTCCCGACGCGGTGATCGATACTCCGGCCGAGACGGCGGAAGCTGTCCCGTCAGCTGCTGACACGGCAACGGAAACCGACTCCGCGCCGGCCGCCGACGCTGCCGACGCCGAGGTCGAGCCGGCCGCCCCGGTGGCCGAGAAGCCGAAGCGCGCGCCGGCCAAGAAGGCCGCGCCGAAGAAGACCAAGACCCTCGAGCTCACCCTGACCGTCACCGGCACCGCCGACGGCGAGTGGAAGGCCGAGCTCAAGCAGGGCAACAGCTACATCGCGAAGAACCTGCTGGTCGCCGCCGCGGCCGTCTCGCGCGCGGCCAAGGAGCTGCACGAGGACCTGTCCGGCCCGATCGACGAGGTCATCGACGCAGCCCGCGAGCAGCAGGCCGCGAAGGTCGCCGCCCTCGAAGCCGAGCTAGAAGCAGCCCGCAAGGCCCTCGCCGAACTCGACGACTGA
- the dapC gene encoding succinyldiaminopimelate transaminase has product MTFAPTSSRLPDFPWDKLAPYKQKAAAHPDGIVDLSIGSPVDPVPDLVKQALAAAADAPAYPTTLGTTSARQAAVDWMARRLGVPGVDPQTAVLPVIGTKELIMLLPTLLGIGSGDTVLIPDLAYPTYEAGAALARATSVPVADPTTYDGPVRVAYLNSPRNPSGEITSAADLRTAVEWARANNVLLVSDECYIELGWDAQPVSVLHPEVCGGSFDNLLAVHSLSKRSNLAGYRAGFVAGDEAVVAELLAVRKHAGLMVPAPIQAAMAAALADDAHVEEQRARYLRRRTVLRQALTDAGWTISLSQGGLYLWAEHPEYDSYESVAALADRGILVAPGAFYGTAGERHIRVALTGTDERIDAAVKRLQEQANL; this is encoded by the coding sequence GTGACCTTCGCACCCACTTCCAGCCGCCTGCCCGACTTCCCTTGGGACAAGCTCGCCCCCTACAAGCAGAAGGCGGCGGCGCACCCCGACGGCATCGTCGACCTGTCGATCGGCAGCCCGGTCGACCCGGTGCCCGACCTGGTGAAGCAGGCACTCGCTGCAGCGGCCGACGCACCGGCGTACCCGACGACACTCGGTACTACGTCCGCGCGGCAGGCCGCGGTCGACTGGATGGCCCGTCGCCTGGGAGTGCCGGGAGTGGATCCGCAGACCGCGGTACTGCCGGTGATCGGCACGAAGGAACTGATCATGCTGCTGCCGACGCTGCTCGGCATCGGCTCCGGCGACACCGTGCTCATCCCCGACCTCGCCTACCCGACGTACGAAGCGGGCGCTGCGCTGGCCCGGGCTACGAGCGTGCCGGTCGCCGACCCCACGACGTACGACGGTCCGGTGCGGGTCGCGTACCTCAACTCGCCGCGGAACCCGTCAGGTGAGATCACTTCAGCAGCAGACCTCCGTACTGCGGTCGAGTGGGCCCGTGCGAACAACGTGCTCCTGGTGAGCGACGAGTGCTACATCGAGCTCGGCTGGGACGCGCAGCCTGTGTCGGTGCTTCATCCCGAGGTCTGCGGTGGCTCGTTCGACAACCTGCTCGCGGTGCACTCGCTGTCGAAGCGGTCGAACCTCGCCGGGTACCGCGCCGGTTTCGTCGCCGGCGACGAGGCCGTCGTTGCCGAACTGCTCGCGGTTCGCAAGCACGCGGGCCTGATGGTGCCCGCACCGATCCAGGCGGCGATGGCGGCGGCACTGGCCGACGACGCTCACGTGGAGGAGCAGCGCGCCCGGTACCTCCGTCGCCGGACCGTACTGCGGCAGGCGCTCACCGACGCCGGCTGGACCATCAGCTTGTCGCAGGGCGGCCTCTACTTGTGGGCCGAGCATCCGGAGTACGACTCGTACGAATCCGTCGCCGCGTTGGCGGACCGCGGCATCCTCGTGGCGCCGGGTGCCTTCTACGGCACAGCAGGGGAACGCCACATCCGGGTGGCGCTGACCGGGACCGACGAGCGGATCGACGCGGCGGTGAAGAGACTGCAGGAACAGGCGAACCTTTGA
- a CDS encoding M15 family metallopeptidase gives MNLRTLGVAAVTAALLTGLFPAAAQADPSPSTPVASTPTETATPPITPASEPPATVTSTPPTMPTTTPTVAPSTPPRTAAAEPLSILLDQPATSWEDRPMTFTGKVSSGAVGWYISLWQALPSGWTLRSSTKTTTGGAYRMTYTPTTPIHTTFRAVIGPKFYGAPAISPARIGTAQDRKIVLNAPSPSYITLTGVAAYGHTTPAEPGLEVVLQDLLGNGTWRWLTSTKVDANGYFHLPIPDNFPHTRTVRVVSRGVAATAVEVSASARFVIKAALNPKVFAVAASMVPKTYRSGCPVAPSSLRLLILNYWGFDGLVHKGELILRDAAVQKMISVWSASFNAHFPIRRMQRVDVFGGNDVTSMAADNTSAFNCRQVTGDPYSLSPHSYGFAIDINTVENPYLAANNVWYPSNGLSYRNRSAVRPGMLFSSSTTTRSLIGQGYFWGANWSKPDYQHFEPK, from the coding sequence ATGAACCTGCGCACGCTGGGGGTTGCCGCGGTCACGGCGGCTCTGCTGACCGGATTGTTCCCGGCGGCTGCCCAAGCTGACCCGAGTCCGTCGACACCGGTCGCCAGTACGCCGACGGAAACGGCCACGCCACCGATCACGCCGGCCTCAGAACCTCCGGCCACGGTGACCTCGACACCGCCGACCATGCCTACGACAACGCCGACGGTGGCTCCGTCGACACCACCCCGTACGGCGGCCGCCGAGCCGCTGTCGATCTTGCTCGACCAGCCGGCCACCTCCTGGGAGGACCGGCCGATGACGTTCACCGGCAAGGTCAGCAGCGGAGCAGTCGGCTGGTACATCTCGCTCTGGCAGGCGCTGCCCAGCGGCTGGACGCTGCGCAGTTCGACGAAGACCACCACGGGCGGCGCGTACCGGATGACCTACACGCCGACCACGCCGATCCACACGACCTTCCGCGCGGTGATCGGGCCCAAGTTCTACGGGGCGCCGGCCATCTCGCCGGCCCGCATCGGCACCGCGCAGGATCGCAAGATCGTGCTCAACGCCCCGTCGCCGTCGTACATCACACTCACCGGCGTCGCCGCCTATGGGCACACCACACCCGCTGAGCCGGGGCTCGAAGTCGTCCTCCAGGACCTGCTCGGGAACGGCACCTGGCGCTGGCTGACCAGTACGAAGGTCGATGCCAACGGCTACTTCCACCTGCCGATCCCGGACAACTTCCCGCACACCCGGACGGTGCGGGTGGTCAGCCGCGGGGTTGCGGCCACCGCGGTCGAGGTGTCGGCCTCGGCCCGCTTCGTCATCAAGGCGGCCCTGAACCCGAAGGTCTTCGCCGTCGCCGCCAGCATGGTGCCGAAGACCTATCGCTCCGGCTGCCCGGTCGCTCCGTCGTCGCTGCGGCTGCTGATCCTGAACTACTGGGGCTTCGACGGGCTCGTCCACAAGGGTGAGCTGATCCTGCGCGACGCGGCCGTGCAGAAGATGATCAGCGTCTGGTCCGCCAGCTTCAACGCGCACTTCCCGATCCGCCGGATGCAGCGCGTCGACGTGTTCGGCGGCAACGACGTCACCTCGATGGCCGCCGACAACACCTCGGCCTTCAACTGCCGTCAGGTGACCGGCGATCCGTATTCGCTCTCGCCGCACTCGTACGGCTTCGCCATAGACATCAACACCGTCGAGAACCCGTACCTCGCGGCCAACAACGTCTGGTACCCGTCCAACGGCCTCAGCTACCGCAATCGCAGTGCGGTCCGCCCGGGCATGCTCTTCTCCAGCAGCACGACCACCAGGTCGCTGATCGGCCAGGGCTACTTCTGGGGAGCCAACTGGAGCAAGCCCGACTACCAGCACTTCGAACCGAAGTGA
- the gndA gene encoding NADP-dependent phosphogluconate dehydrogenase — MSSAPAQIAVTGLAVMGRNLARNLARNGFRVAVHNRSKARTDALIEQFGHEGEFTAADDLPALVAALEQPRKIIIMVKAGEPTDAVIEELVPLLDEGDIVVDAGNAHFADTRRREDALKAKGLHFVGAGVSGGEEGALNGPSIMPGGSTFAYSALEPMLTKISAHVGGEPCCVHVGPDGAGHFVKMLHNGIEYADMQLIAEAYDLLRHVLGLSAPEIADVFREWNSGDLESFLIEITAEVLSQVDESTGQPFVDVVLDQAEQKGTGRWTVQVALDLGIPVSGMAEAVFARSLSGDVVRRQAAAGVLAGPSSDAKLDVDRDAFIEDVRHALYSSKLVAYAQGFDAIRAASDQYGWDIDLGAMAKIWRGGCIIRARFLDRIKEAYDRDANLPSLLVDDYFKDAVVSGQDAWRRVVAAAATAGVPAPGFSAALSYYDGLRAERLPAALIQGLRDLFGAHTYHRIDREGAFHLDWSGDRKEQPA; from the coding sequence ATGAGTTCAGCTCCAGCCCAGATCGCTGTCACCGGTCTCGCGGTGATGGGCCGCAACCTGGCCCGGAACCTGGCCCGCAACGGCTTCCGGGTCGCCGTCCACAACCGGTCGAAGGCCCGCACGGACGCGCTGATCGAGCAGTTCGGGCACGAAGGCGAGTTCACCGCGGCGGACGACCTGCCCGCGCTCGTCGCGGCGCTGGAGCAGCCGCGCAAGATCATCATCATGGTGAAGGCCGGCGAGCCGACCGACGCCGTGATCGAGGAACTGGTGCCGCTGCTGGACGAGGGCGACATCGTCGTCGACGCCGGCAACGCGCACTTCGCCGACACCCGGCGGCGCGAGGACGCCCTGAAGGCCAAGGGCCTGCACTTCGTCGGCGCGGGCGTCTCCGGTGGCGAGGAAGGCGCGCTGAACGGCCCGAGCATCATGCCCGGCGGTTCCACCTTCGCCTACTCCGCACTGGAGCCGATGCTGACGAAGATCTCCGCGCACGTCGGCGGCGAGCCGTGTTGCGTGCACGTCGGTCCCGATGGCGCCGGGCACTTCGTGAAGATGCTGCACAACGGCATCGAGTACGCCGACATGCAGCTGATCGCCGAGGCGTACGACCTGCTCCGGCACGTACTCGGCCTGAGCGCGCCCGAGATCGCCGACGTGTTCCGCGAGTGGAACTCCGGCGACCTGGAGTCGTTCCTGATCGAGATCACCGCCGAGGTGCTCAGCCAGGTCGACGAGTCCACCGGGCAGCCGTTCGTCGACGTCGTCCTGGACCAGGCGGAGCAGAAGGGCACCGGCCGCTGGACCGTGCAGGTCGCACTCGACCTGGGCATCCCCGTCAGCGGTATGGCAGAGGCCGTGTTCGCTCGCTCGCTGTCCGGCGACGTCGTACGCCGGCAGGCGGCGGCCGGCGTACTAGCCGGGCCGTCGTCGGACGCCAAGCTGGACGTCGACCGGGACGCGTTCATCGAGGACGTCCGGCACGCGCTCTACTCGTCCAAGCTGGTCGCCTACGCGCAGGGCTTCGACGCGATCCGAGCTGCTTCGGACCAGTACGGCTGGGACATCGACCTGGGCGCGATGGCGAAGATCTGGCGCGGCGGCTGCATCATCCGGGCCCGCTTCCTGGACCGGATCAAGGAGGCGTACGACCGCGACGCCAACCTCCCGTCGTTGCTGGTGGACGACTACTTCAAGGACGCGGTCGTGAGCGGTCAGGACGCCTGGCGCCGCGTGGTCGCGGCCGCCGCCACGGCCGGCGTACCGGCTCCTGGCTTCTCCGCGGCACTTTCGTACTACGACGGCCTGCGCGCCGAGCGGCTCCCGGCTGCGCTGATCCAGGGGCTGCGCGATCTCTTCGGGGCGCACACCTATCACCGGATCGACCGTGAGGGCGCGTTCCACCTGGACTGGTCGGGCGATCGCAAGGAGCAGCCCGCCTGA
- a CDS encoding D-arabinono-1,4-lactone oxidase, with translation MSTWRNWSGTETATGVEVLRPASTDEVAAVVKAAAEQNKLLKAVGSGHSFTGCSVPEQVMIRLDGLASITTADRASGRVTLGAGTGLAKLNAGLASFDLAMANLGDIDKQTISGAISTGTHGTGAKLGGLATQVVGLELVTADGSVLHCSAEENPDVFAAARVSVGALGVITSVTLQCVPAFLLRAQEMPLPLGEVLDGFNELADGNDHFEFYWFPHTDLALTKRNNRVAAGVGPAPVGRLRGWIDDELLSNRVFELTNRLAVRRPALVPRINQLASRALSAREYVDASYKVFCSERNVVFRESEYAVPREHVVEVVQQLRAWIDGSGERIPFPIEVRVAAADDIWLSTAYGRDTAYVAIHQYHRLAHDRYFDAFEQIAGAFGGRPHWGKLHTLGADQFRERYPRFDDFLAVRDRLDPRRTFSNPYTRQVFGP, from the coding sequence ATGAGTACCTGGCGCAACTGGTCCGGCACCGAGACGGCGACCGGCGTGGAGGTGCTGCGGCCGGCGTCCACCGACGAGGTGGCCGCGGTGGTGAAGGCGGCCGCCGAGCAGAACAAGTTGCTCAAGGCGGTCGGCTCCGGCCACTCCTTCACCGGCTGCTCGGTGCCGGAGCAGGTGATGATCCGGCTGGACGGACTCGCCTCGATCACCACGGCCGATCGCGCGAGCGGCCGGGTCACTCTCGGCGCGGGCACCGGGCTGGCCAAACTCAACGCCGGGCTGGCGTCCTTCGACCTGGCGATGGCGAACCTCGGCGACATCGACAAGCAGACCATCTCGGGCGCGATCTCCACCGGCACGCACGGCACCGGCGCCAAGCTCGGCGGCCTTGCGACCCAGGTCGTCGGGCTCGAACTGGTCACCGCGGACGGCTCGGTCCTGCACTGCTCGGCGGAGGAGAACCCCGACGTCTTCGCCGCGGCGCGCGTCTCGGTCGGCGCGCTCGGTGTCATCACCTCCGTCACGCTGCAGTGCGTTCCGGCCTTCCTGCTCCGCGCCCAGGAGATGCCGCTGCCGCTCGGCGAGGTGCTCGACGGCTTCAATGAACTTGCCGACGGCAACGATCACTTCGAGTTCTACTGGTTCCCGCACACCGACCTGGCGCTGACCAAACGCAACAACCGGGTCGCCGCCGGTGTCGGTCCGGCGCCGGTCGGCCGGCTGCGCGGCTGGATCGACGACGAACTGCTGTCCAACCGGGTCTTCGAACTCACCAACCGGCTGGCGGTCCGCCGGCCCGCGTTGGTGCCGCGGATCAACCAGTTGGCGTCGCGCGCGCTGTCCGCCCGCGAGTACGTCGACGCGTCGTACAAGGTGTTCTGTTCGGAGCGGAACGTGGTGTTCCGGGAGTCGGAGTACGCCGTACCGCGGGAGCATGTCGTCGAGGTGGTCCAGCAGTTGCGGGCCTGGATCGACGGGTCGGGGGAGCGGATCCCCTTCCCGATCGAGGTCCGGGTCGCGGCGGCGGACGACATCTGGCTGTCGACCGCCTACGGCCGCGACACGGCGTACGTCGCGATCCACCAGTACCACCGGCTGGCGCACGACAGGTACTTCGACGCGTTCGAGCAGATCGCCGGTGCCTTCGGCGGGCGGCCGCACTGGGGCAAGTTGCACACGCTCGGCGCGGACCAGTTCCGCGAGCGGTATCCGCGCTTCGACGACTTCCTCGCCGTTCGGGATCGCCTCGACCCGCGGCGTACGTTCAGCAACCCCTACACCCGGCAGGTGTTCGGCCCCTAG
- a CDS encoding amino acid deaminase/aldolase — protein sequence MGDFDSYGRLTADLEPPYAVVDLAAFRRNADDLVRRAAGTPIRVASKSVRCRALITEALQRPGFHGVMAYSLPEALWLARNGVDDILMGYPTVHRAALRELAADAEAAARITLMIDDVQHLEFIKATTGGGERIQVCLDVDASLRIFGQHLGVRRSPLRTPEQVLTLAHTVAADDAFELVGVMFYEAQIAGLPDTSPAVRWVKRRSAAELSERRGLVVDAVKQVAPLRLVNSGGTGSLEISSADPAVTEVTAGSGLYGPTLFDKYDVFQPEHAVAYALGVVRRPAPRIATLFGGGYIASGPAKKSRQPSPTWPAGLGLLGTEGAGEVQTPVQGESARGLRIGDRVWMRYAKAGELLERFDRLYAIDGTELTELVTYRGEGKNFG from the coding sequence ATGGGCGACTTCGACAGCTATGGGCGACTGACGGCCGACCTCGAACCGCCGTACGCGGTGGTCGACCTGGCCGCCTTCCGCCGGAACGCGGACGATCTGGTCCGCCGCGCCGCCGGTACGCCGATCCGGGTGGCCTCCAAGTCGGTGCGCTGCCGTGCGCTGATCACCGAGGCGCTGCAGCGGCCCGGTTTCCACGGCGTGATGGCGTACTCGCTGCCCGAGGCGCTCTGGCTGGCCCGCAACGGCGTGGACGACATCCTGATGGGCTACCCGACCGTGCATCGCGCGGCGCTGCGCGAACTGGCCGCCGATGCCGAAGCGGCCGCGCGGATCACTCTGATGATCGACGACGTCCAGCACCTCGAGTTCATCAAGGCGACCACCGGCGGTGGCGAGCGGATCCAGGTCTGCCTCGACGTCGACGCCTCACTGCGGATCTTCGGCCAGCACCTCGGCGTACGGCGCTCGCCATTGCGTACCCCGGAGCAGGTGCTCACGCTGGCGCACACCGTGGCGGCCGATGACGCGTTCGAGTTGGTCGGGGTGATGTTCTACGAGGCGCAGATCGCCGGCCTGCCGGACACGTCACCCGCAGTTCGCTGGGTCAAGCGCCGGTCCGCCGCCGAGCTGTCCGAGCGGCGTGGGCTGGTTGTCGACGCGGTGAAGCAGGTCGCACCGCTGCGGCTGGTGAACAGTGGCGGCACCGGCAGCCTCGAGATCAGCAGCGCCGACCCGGCCGTCACCGAGGTGACCGCGGGCTCGGGGCTCTACGGCCCCACGCTGTTCGACAAGTACGACGTCTTCCAGCCCGAGCACGCGGTCGCCTACGCGCTCGGGGTCGTCCGCCGGCCGGCCCCGCGGATCGCGACCCTGTTCGGCGGCGGCTACATCGCGTCCGGCCCAGCGAAGAAGTCGCGGCAGCCGTCCCCGACCTGGCCGGCCGGGCTCGGCCTGCTCGGCACCGAGGGGGCGGGGGAGGTACAGACCCCTGTACAGGGAGAATCGGCGCGAGGCCTGCGGATCGGCGACCGGGTCTGGATGCGCTATGCCAAGGCAGGCGAGTTGCTGGAACGATTCGACCGGCTGTACGCGATCGACGGCACCGAGCTGACGGAGCTCGTGACGTATCGGGGCGAGGGGAAGAACTTCGGATGA
- a CDS encoding PIG-L deacetylase family protein — protein MTAPEPLEPLTEDWTKALAVVAHPDDLEFGAAAAIARWTAQGKEIVYCLLTSGEAGIDGIAPAECGPLREAEQIESARIVGVDTVEFLGQPDGTIEYGVPLRRLITQAIRRHQPEIVITNNFRDTWDGDALLNQADHMNTGRATLDAVRDAANRWIFPDDGQRWNGVRQVWAGGSPNSKHAVDTTETFDLGVESLKAHKAYIEGLNWPDFDPAEFLEGISRSTGTRLGATYAAPFEVFTV, from the coding sequence ATGACCGCACCTGAGCCGCTCGAGCCGTTGACCGAGGACTGGACCAAGGCCCTCGCCGTTGTCGCGCATCCCGACGACCTGGAATTCGGCGCCGCCGCCGCGATCGCGCGCTGGACCGCCCAGGGCAAGGAGATCGTCTACTGCCTGCTCACCTCCGGGGAGGCCGGCATCGACGGCATCGCGCCGGCCGAATGCGGCCCGTTGCGCGAAGCGGAGCAGATCGAGTCCGCCCGGATCGTCGGCGTCGACACGGTCGAGTTCCTCGGCCAGCCCGACGGCACGATCGAGTACGGCGTACCGCTGCGCCGGCTGATCACGCAGGCGATCCGGCGGCACCAGCCCGAGATCGTCATCACCAACAACTTCCGCGACACCTGGGACGGCGACGCCCTGCTGAACCAGGCCGACCACATGAACACCGGCCGCGCCACCCTGGACGCGGTGCGCGACGCCGCCAACCGGTGGATCTTCCCCGACGACGGCCAGCGCTGGAACGGCGTCCGTCAGGTCTGGGCGGGCGGCTCACCGAACAGCAAGCACGCGGTCGACACCACCGAGACCTTCGACCTCGGGGTCGAGTCGCTGAAGGCGCACAAGGCCTACATCGAGGGTCTCAACTGGCCGGACTTCGACCCGGCGGAGTTCCTCGAAGGCATCTCCCGCAGTACCGGCACCCGACTCGGCGCCACCTACGCGGCGCCGTTCGAGGTGTTCACCGTCTGA